Proteins co-encoded in one Rhodococcus sp. PAMC28707 genomic window:
- a CDS encoding CbtB-domain containing protein produces MAIVHNPSNATESAALAVVVAAVVLLAFVVLYLVGFDQGAISRSGMYMHELMHDGRHLLGLPCH; encoded by the coding sequence ATGGCCATCGTTCACAATCCCAGCAACGCCACGGAGTCGGCTGCCCTCGCAGTCGTCGTCGCGGCGGTGGTGCTCCTCGCATTCGTCGTGCTCTACCTGGTCGGTTTCGACCAGGGCGCCATTTCACGTAGTGGAATGTACATGCACGAACTGATGCACGACGGACGCCACCTGCTGGGTCTCCCGTGTCACTGA
- a CDS encoding histidine phosphatase family protein, translating into MPSTVTRLSLVSHGTTEAMRRARFHSDEPVDSGGLKRLEELTFDSDAEMTMIAPERRTRQTAAVLGVKGAIVADLADLDFGEWTGRTMDDLDESELLGWLTDTSTVPPCGESIDALFDRVGQWMNRVATERRRLLAVTHPAVVRAVVVTALDAPSSSFWRVDIPPATVTNLNFRGGRWTLRSAAEKIT; encoded by the coding sequence ATGCCGTCGACAGTGACGCGGCTCTCGCTGGTCAGCCATGGCACGACCGAGGCAATGCGCCGTGCCAGGTTTCATTCGGACGAACCGGTCGATTCGGGCGGGCTGAAGCGGCTGGAGGAACTCACGTTCGACTCGGACGCCGAGATGACGATGATCGCCCCGGAGCGGCGAACTCGACAGACTGCGGCGGTCCTCGGCGTAAAGGGAGCCATCGTCGCCGACCTCGCCGACCTCGATTTCGGCGAATGGACCGGCCGAACGATGGATGACCTCGACGAGTCCGAGCTGCTGGGGTGGCTCACCGACACTTCCACCGTCCCACCATGTGGTGAATCGATCGACGCACTGTTCGACCGCGTCGGGCAATGGATGAACAGGGTGGCGACCGAGCGTCGTCGGCTGCTGGCGGTCACGCATCCTGCTGTCGTCCGCGCCGTCGTCGTCACAGCACTCGACGCGCCGTCGTCCTCGTTCTGGCGGGTGGACATCCCACCCGCGACGGTGACGAATCTGAACTTCCGAGGTGGGCGATGGACCCTTCGGTCTGCGGCAGAAAAAATCACCTGA
- a CDS encoding PE domain-containing protein, protein MPGNVRVDPVALEAAAAELDALAARLQASLTAASLPIQVTPSGSEEVSLLANRYFVRAAGSFTPAATDAIGELIEAAAALRAQASAYRDVDFEHGRALTI, encoded by the coding sequence ATGCCCGGAAATGTGCGCGTCGACCCGGTTGCCCTCGAGGCCGCCGCCGCCGAGTTGGATGCCCTCGCAGCTCGGCTCCAGGCGAGTCTGACTGCCGCATCGCTACCCATTCAAGTCACACCCTCCGGCAGCGAGGAAGTCTCACTCCTCGCCAATCGCTACTTCGTTCGCGCTGCGGGTTCGTTCACTCCCGCTGCCACCGACGCCATCGGCGAACTGATCGAGGCTGCTGCCGCACTGCGGGCACAGGCGTCCGCGTACCGAGATGTCGACTTCGAACACGGTCGGGCACTGACAATCTGA
- a CDS encoding PPE domain-containing protein, whose amino-acid sequence MTLGVTGVVWLPRTATVNSGALLLGTGPAPLIGAASAWGSVAAAYTDASITVGRVMAVLAAGWEGEAANAAQARFGGFLAWTQGAATRATEISGHALAEAAAYTTAVAAMPNPVAIAAVKSAKVAAYSSGGALNGSAEALEVADQSLDVQAAIVMDAYEAATTPLAMTVSFDRPPEIVNDTSGGTSGPDGSIAKGTSYEETKAFGFSAHTSPAQAVIAAATAAVQNPALVAAAGQVAGSAGSIAGSSVTTVASAATNVGGSAVSTFMNSQNPSQGSAGSPLAGAGRADAGAPGSAATRAMSFGSIGSTGSAGTGGVGFGRVSGGLGSTAFGAPNGPGGASSVAGSERVLAGANGSGVFGAGANDAAATARGAGGPASTAGAQGDEDEEHRTPGYLKQFEHFGDGRTVAPSVIGAEPTWNDR is encoded by the coding sequence GTGACACTGGGCGTAACGGGGGTCGTGTGGCTACCACGCACTGCAACAGTAAATTCAGGGGCGTTGCTGCTGGGAACCGGTCCGGCCCCGCTGATCGGTGCCGCGAGCGCGTGGGGGTCGGTTGCGGCCGCCTATACCGACGCATCGATCACAGTTGGTCGGGTCATGGCTGTCCTCGCGGCCGGCTGGGAAGGTGAGGCGGCCAATGCGGCCCAAGCTCGCTTCGGCGGATTTTTGGCGTGGACGCAGGGTGCGGCAACGCGTGCCACCGAGATCAGCGGACACGCTCTCGCCGAGGCTGCGGCCTATACGACTGCGGTCGCTGCGATGCCGAATCCGGTCGCGATAGCTGCTGTGAAATCCGCCAAAGTTGCCGCGTACAGCTCTGGTGGCGCACTGAACGGCAGCGCCGAAGCACTCGAAGTTGCAGACCAGTCACTAGACGTTCAGGCTGCGATCGTCATGGACGCCTATGAAGCTGCGACGACGCCGCTGGCCATGACGGTCTCGTTCGATCGGCCGCCCGAGATCGTCAACGACACGTCCGGTGGCACCTCCGGGCCCGACGGCAGTATCGCCAAGGGCACCTCCTACGAGGAAACGAAAGCCTTCGGGTTCAGCGCTCACACCTCACCCGCTCAGGCGGTCATCGCCGCAGCTACAGCAGCAGTTCAGAATCCTGCGTTGGTGGCTGCCGCGGGGCAGGTGGCCGGCTCTGCGGGTTCGATCGCCGGCTCCAGCGTCACCACCGTTGCTTCCGCGGCCACCAACGTCGGCGGATCCGCGGTGTCGACGTTCATGAACTCACAGAACCCTTCGCAGGGCTCGGCGGGATCACCGCTCGCGGGTGCAGGCAGAGCCGATGCTGGAGCACCGGGTTCGGCGGCAACGCGAGCAATGTCCTTCGGGTCCATCGGTTCCACCGGGTCAGCGGGCACCGGCGGGGTCGGCTTCGGCCGGGTGTCGGGCGGTCTCGGTAGCACCGCGTTCGGGGCTCCCAACGGACCGGGGGGCGCGTCCTCGGTGGCAGGCAGTGAGCGCGTTCTTGCAGGCGCCAACGGCTCGGGTGTGTTCGGAGCGGGCGCGAACGATGCTGCAGCCACGGCCCGTGGTGCCGGTGGGCCGGCATCGACGGCCGGGGCTCAGGGTGACGAAGACGAAGAGCACCGGACGCCTGGTTATCTGAAGCAATTCGAGCACTTCGGTGACGGCCGCACCGTCGCACCGTCGGTCATCGGCGCGGAACCGACATGGAACGACCGTTGA
- a CDS encoding ESX secretion-associated protein EspG: MERPLIDLGTRPLGHTVPSAELDADQMDYLVEALGIVELPVVLDVFPRFDGAAERAAALRRGYDGLDHDGLLPNGRVHPDLEMWLRILDRPRWFIAARLINRPFTNDSSMTRIALASNESGSVLAVASGGWLRIRASVGAPAQELLDALGVKRPFEFHGIAAETDLLAEALDGAPTDRVATAARLSYIGIEDSAAADVAAAMSTCSAHAEITSVTVGSGIRTVGQNPVAFFDTRRGRIVATSSMAADGRQWTSLSPGSDGRVRSAIEELITGAAG; this comes from the coding sequence ATGGAACGACCGTTGATCGACTTGGGGACTCGACCTCTCGGCCACACCGTTCCCTCCGCCGAACTCGACGCCGATCAGATGGACTACCTCGTCGAGGCCCTCGGAATCGTCGAGCTACCGGTAGTGCTGGACGTGTTCCCGCGGTTCGATGGGGCTGCCGAGCGAGCGGCGGCACTTCGACGTGGGTACGACGGTCTCGATCACGACGGATTGTTGCCCAACGGGCGCGTTCATCCCGACCTCGAGATGTGGTTGCGTATTCTGGATCGACCGCGGTGGTTCATCGCTGCGCGACTGATCAACAGACCCTTCACCAACGATTCTTCGATGACCCGGATCGCTTTGGCGTCCAACGAGAGCGGTTCGGTTCTCGCAGTAGCTTCGGGTGGATGGCTCCGCATACGCGCTTCGGTCGGGGCTCCGGCGCAGGAACTGCTCGATGCACTCGGCGTGAAAAGACCGTTCGAGTTTCACGGAATCGCCGCGGAGACAGATCTTCTGGCGGAGGCGCTCGACGGCGCACCGACCGATCGCGTCGCCACTGCTGCGAGACTCTCCTACATCGGAATCGAGGACTCGGCAGCTGCCGACGTCGCCGCAGCCATGAGCACATGCTCAGCCCACGCCGAGATCACCTCGGTCACAGTCGGTTCCGGAATTCGGACCGTCGGACAGAATCCGGTGGCGTTCTTCGACACTCGGCGTGGCCGGATCGTGGCGACGTCGAGCATGGCAGCGGACGGCCGACAGTGGACGTCGTTGTCGCCTGGTTCGGATGGACGCGTGCGATCTGCGATCGAGGAGCTCATCACGGGCGCGGCCGGTTGA
- a CDS encoding histidine phosphatase family protein — MTGKLILVRHGQTFGNVAKRLDTRPPGAALTDFGHEQARKYGQSIAGRPPSVLVSSVALRARQTAEHIALATSSMMVERDGLQEASAGDWEDRTDKEAHDGFTAVYGAWHRGDLDAQVPGGETGRSVLDRYVPVLEQLREQYLFEDDPRDVVVVGHGAAIRLVGGVLGGVDGAFAADNHLDNTGTVELAPLAGGGWACVRWGSFVLPFQGKGSRTLDDPIS, encoded by the coding sequence ATGACGGGCAAGCTGATCCTCGTCCGACATGGCCAGACGTTCGGCAACGTAGCCAAAAGGTTGGACACGCGGCCGCCCGGGGCCGCCCTCACTGATTTCGGTCATGAGCAGGCGCGGAAATACGGGCAATCCATAGCCGGTAGACCGCCCTCGGTGCTCGTGTCCTCCGTTGCGCTGCGCGCACGGCAAACCGCCGAACACATAGCGCTGGCGACGTCCTCGATGATGGTCGAGCGTGATGGCCTGCAAGAAGCCTCCGCAGGCGATTGGGAAGACCGCACCGACAAGGAAGCGCACGACGGATTCACCGCCGTTTACGGCGCTTGGCACCGCGGTGATCTCGACGCCCAGGTGCCGGGAGGCGAGACCGGTCGCAGCGTTCTCGACCGGTACGTGCCGGTCCTCGAGCAACTACGCGAGCAATACCTGTTCGAGGATGATCCACGAGATGTGGTGGTGGTCGGGCACGGTGCTGCCATCAGACTGGTCGGTGGCGTATTGGGCGGTGTGGACGGCGCATTCGCCGCAGACAACCACCTCGACAACACCGGGACCGTCGAGCTTGCACCACTTGCCGGCGGCGGCTGGGCATGCGTCCGCTGGGGGAGCTTCGTTCTGCCATTTCAAGGCAAAGGCAGCCGCACACTCGACGATCCGATCAGTTGA
- the pheA gene encoding prephenate dehydratase, translating to MPAIAYFGPSGTFTEMALGQFISLGVLDELGLTGDVERVPLSSPPATLQAVRDGDVVAAVVPIESSVEGSVPPTLDALAVGTRLQILAETEIEVAFSILGAPGMTLAEVRTIRAYPIAANQIRQWLEVNLPGVEVQFASSNAGAAEDVAAGFADAAVSTTLAGERLGLPALAHGVADVANARTRFVLVGAPRPALAPTGADRTAVVLMPDNQPGALLGALSEFGIRDIDLTRIESRPTRTEFGTYRFYVDCVGHIDDPAVSEALGALHRKMELRYLGSWPVATGTGRTPPSLDKEIEWLAGLRAGKGDR from the coding sequence GTGCCTGCAATCGCGTATTTCGGTCCATCGGGAACATTCACCGAGATGGCCCTCGGTCAATTCATTTCACTCGGCGTTCTCGACGAACTCGGCCTCACCGGGGACGTCGAGAGAGTCCCGCTGTCGAGCCCTCCGGCGACGTTGCAGGCAGTTCGCGACGGCGACGTGGTGGCAGCCGTCGTGCCGATCGAGAGCTCGGTCGAGGGGTCGGTTCCGCCGACTCTGGACGCCCTCGCCGTCGGAACGCGACTGCAGATTCTCGCCGAGACCGAGATCGAGGTAGCCTTCTCGATCCTCGGTGCCCCCGGCATGACGCTGGCCGAGGTTCGAACGATCCGCGCCTATCCCATTGCTGCAAACCAGATTCGGCAATGGCTCGAGGTGAACCTGCCGGGCGTGGAGGTGCAGTTCGCCTCCTCCAACGCAGGCGCCGCCGAGGACGTCGCTGCAGGGTTTGCAGATGCCGCAGTGTCGACGACTCTCGCGGGTGAACGCCTCGGACTTCCGGCATTGGCCCACGGTGTCGCCGACGTTGCCAATGCGCGCACGCGGTTCGTCCTCGTCGGAGCCCCGCGGCCTGCGCTCGCCCCCACCGGGGCGGATCGCACCGCGGTGGTGTTGATGCCGGACAATCAGCCCGGCGCTCTGCTCGGTGCACTGTCCGAGTTCGGGATCCGCGACATCGACCTCACCAGAATCGAATCACGGCCCACCCGAACCGAATTCGGGACCTACCGGTTCTACGTCGATTGCGTCGGACACATCGATGATCCAGCCGTGTCCGAAGCTCTCGGAGCGTTGCATCGCAAGATGGAACTTCGATACCTTGGATCTTGGCCTGTCGCCACGGGAACCGGACGGACGCCCCCGTCGTTGGACAAGGAGATCGAGTGGTTGGCGGGATTGCGCGCCGGAAAAGGGGACAGATGA